Proteins from one bacterium genomic window:
- a CDS encoding PEP-CTERM sorting domain-containing protein, producing MRLFSSILAGLATFAIATTASAGLNIDVQADRDPLGLLPDSGQLTLTITLDVDTLGEAQGLTLRAAGLGNGLTFASATLANQGVFGAAAGGSAFGTLTEIAPGFFAYSGGIDSILAGAVDNGDNVVLFDGVSTGTTTGAGPEVFTLTLDVGTTGSGVLEIGAIESFGDAFVSNVDGTSFPTTTVAYNIVPEPGTALLMGLGLAGLAAAGRRE from the coding sequence ATGCGGCTGTTTTCTTCCATTCTCGCGGGCCTCGCGACGTTCGCGATCGCGACGACGGCCTCCGCGGGCCTCAACATCGACGTGCAGGCGGACCGTGACCCGTTGGGGCTGCTTCCCGATAGCGGTCAGCTGACGCTCACGATCACGCTCGACGTCGACACCCTCGGCGAAGCGCAGGGTCTCACCCTCCGCGCTGCTGGCCTCGGCAACGGTCTGACCTTCGCCTCCGCCACGCTCGCGAACCAGGGCGTCTTCGGCGCCGCGGCGGGTGGCTCGGCCTTCGGTACCCTCACGGAGATCGCCCCCGGCTTCTTCGCCTACTCGGGCGGGATCGACAGCATCCTCGCGGGCGCGGTCGACAACGGCGACAACGTCGTCCTCTTCGACGGCGTCTCGACGGGAACCACGACCGGTGCCGGTCCGGAGGTCTTCACGCTGACCCTGGACGTCGGTACGACCGGCTCGGGTGTGCTCGAGATCGGTGCGATCGAGTCCTTCGGCGACGCGTTCGTGAGCAACGTCGACGGTACGTCCTTTCCGACGACGACGGTTGCCTACAACATCGTCCCGGAGCCCGGCACGGCGCTCCTGATGGGCCTCGGCCTCGCGGGCCTCGCTGCGGCGGGCCGACGCGAGTAG
- a CDS encoding dockerin type I domain-containing protein: MQKTWGRFFVAAVTLFLAPAAFAQDACPVTDINGDGVTDESDVIVLRDALGTYEGDAGYVPAADLNGDGRVTTQDYGVLLDCS; encoded by the coding sequence ATGCAAAAGACCTGGGGGCGTTTCTTCGTTGCGGCTGTCACGCTCTTTCTGGCGCCCGCTGCGTTCGCCCAGGACGCCTGCCCCGTAACCGACATCAACGGCGACGGAGTGACCGACGAGAGCGACGTGATCGTGCTGCGTGATGCGCTCGGCACCTACGAGGGTGATGCGGGCTACGTCCCGGCGGCCGATCTCAACGGCGACGGACGCGTGACGACGCAAGACTACGGAGTGCTGCTCGACTGCAGCTAG